The following DNA comes from Chroicocephalus ridibundus chromosome 27, bChrRid1.1, whole genome shotgun sequence.
GTGGGAGACCAGGTGATCCCAAAGATCTGGTGGCTCCGGGCGATTTTCGGAAGATGCAGGGAGCAGATCTCCAAGATCCTCCGTCGTGCCAAGGGACAGTAACACCCCCAGCACGGGGGGATCCCAGTAGATCCTGGGAGATCTACCGGTGCCAGAGGGGCCCCAGGGGGATGGCAGAGGAGCAGCGACCCTCGGGGACAAGGGATCAGTAGATCCCAGGGACGCAGGGAGGTGACAAGTGGATCCCAGTGGGTCCCCGGGGATCTGGCCTACCTGGGGACCTcctggagggcagggaggtgacaATCGAGGTGGTAGCAGCGCTCGCAACGGTCACACATCACCACGGCCCCGGCCTGGCAGCAGACGCGGCAAGAGGAgacgctggggacaggggtggaTCCCTGATCCCCCCCCAAGGATCCGCTGGGTCCCAGCACCCCGGAGTGCTCCGGGATCAGCCCCACGGGTTTGGTGTCCTGGGTGTCCTCGAtggctgcctcctgctgctcctcctgcgaggagggggggagcagagtgagacagagggacagggaggtgggggacagagggaggggacACCCACCTTGACGATGGGGACGGGGGGTGGCGGCTGCGCCCCCCGCTCGATGACGATGAGGCTGAAGTCCTCGGCCGAGGTGCCGGGGAAGACGCGGAAGACCGGGGGCTGCGCCGCCCCCGAGAGATCCAGGTCCAAGCGCTCCAGGCTGACCCGAGGCACCTTGCAGAGGAGGGTGCTGACGGGGCCACCGGGGGGGCGGCTCCTGGGGGACATTGGGGCGGGACAAGATTTAAGGGTGAGCCCCTCAAACCCCCGGGTAGATTTCCGTGGGGTCCTGGTCCCTTCGGGACAGGGAGCGACAAGAGGGAGGGCACCCAGACACCCTGCAGGAcagaggggacaagggacagaGGGACCCCAGCCACCCCCTGGCATGGGGGAACCCCAAGAAcaaggggacaagggacagggggATCCCAGCCACCCCCTGGCACAAGGAACCCCAAGAAcaaggggacaagggacagggggACCCCAGCCACCCCCTGACATGGGGGGAGCCCAGGAAGAGAGTGACAAGGCTCAGGGGTACAGGGTGACAAGGGACAGGGGGGTCCCCGGCAGGGACCCAGCCGCTCCCCCTGGTAGAGGGGACAAGAAGAGGGGACCCCAGAAGAGGGTGACAGGGCCATCCTGAACAAGGGACCCTGAGGAAGAGGGTGACAAGGGACAggattgggggggggaggggggtgtctcaCAGTTGTCCCTGGACAGAGGGACAAGGGGCGGGGAGCGTTGGGTACAGGGTGAcaagggacaggggggacatccCAGGGCTCCATCTTCTGCCCCCTCAACTCGCTGTCTGAATGTGTGCCCCCCCCTACCCACCATCATTGTCATTACCGCTTAATGAGCAGCTTCTTAACgaacttctcctcctcctcctcctcctcctcccccccaggaGGATGAAGGTGCTTTTTCCTGTATAATGAGGCCATCAAAGCACCTTGGGGGGGCCCCAGGCACTGCCCCCACCCGCCCCCGAGCCCCAAAACTGGGAGACCTCCTGGGATAGAGCCCCACTACCTGGGGACGATGACAGGGACACGGTGGCCCTGTCCCCTATGCCTGTGTATGGAgtgacaggggacatgggggactgCGGCCCACCTCTGGGTACGAGGTGACAAGGGTGGGGGAGAACCCCAAGTATGGGGGGAGAGggtgtccctgccaccccctggaCATGGGGTGACAAGGGACGGGGTCCCTGGTGTCAGGTGACAAGGAAAGGAAGTGCCAGGTGTGGGGTGACTGGGGACAGTGCTAAGCCACCCCCGGGGACAGTGTGACAGGGGTCTCAGGCGTGGGGTGAGAGGGGACAGCtagttgggggcggggggggtgtccaaAGCCATCACCCCAAGGCACAGGGTGACAAGGGCCAGCAGATCTCTGGGGACAAAGGGGACAGGGGATGTTCCCCCCCCAACTCACCTCTTCGCTCCTGTGACAGCGGCTTCAGGGGGGCCGTTGGCTGCTGAGAAAAACCCACATCAGGGGCCTTCGTTCCCCCCCCACATCCTcctccccgtgtcaccccccacTCACCGAGCTCAGCGCCCGCagccgtgtccccagggctctcAGCTGTCTGCGGgtgaaggtgggggggggacaggtcGGGACAGCCCTGTCCCTCAGTccccaggggaaactgaggcagggtggGCATCCCCAGCGCCCCCCCACCACTCTGGGGGGCACCAGGGGTCCCCTGTCCCTCCTCTGTCCTGGTTTGGTGGCCCAGAGGGGACAGCAGGAGGGGACCGGGAGCATGTTGCCCTTTGCTCACCACCATGGCTTGCAGGGGACCCTGGAGAAGAAAGATTGGGGAACGGGGGGCCATTATCAGgatggggggcacccatgggtgcaggacccccccaaaaaacgcCACCTTGTGCCCCCCCGAGGTACCTgcgaggggctggtggtggggctggggccacGAGGGCTAGCGGCCGGCGGCTGGGGACTCAGGGATGGCGGCGGGAGGCTCGGCTCCGAGATGATGGTGCCTGTCAGGGAGACAAGGGGGGGGGAGGTCacgggggggtccccaagggtgtccccaggggtgtcccctccccgcgGGGCCTCACCAAAGGTCTCAGCACTCTTAGTCCAGGCATTGGGGTCCCACTGGAATTTCATGTCACCCTGCGGCTCCACGGGGTCCACGATCATCTTGAGGGCACGGTGGAGCTGGAAGGAGATCTAGGGGACACAGGAGGGGCCTTGTCACAACGCAGGGACACGTGTGACAACGTTCTGGGGGCGCCTGTCACAACGCGGGGAGCCCAAGGGGATGCGTGGCAGTGGCCCACAGACACCCATCATGTCGTGGCGACACTGAGGGGACGCATGGCAGCACCCTGGGAATGCTTGTCCCATCACAGGGATCCTGAGGGGACACATGGCAGGACACTTGTCACATCAGAGGGACCCTGAGGGGACATGTGGCAGCGTCCCACAGGCAGCTGTGACATTGAGGGGGCCCCAAGGAGACAGGCTGCAGCATTGCAGGGGCACCCGCCACACCACAGGGACACCAAGGAGATGCCTGGCAGCACCCTGAGGGTACCCGTCACGTCATGGTGACCCCGAGGGGACACACAGCAGCATCCCGGGGCAGCCACCATGCCACAgggacactgaggggacacatggcaggacactggggacacctgTCACATCACAGGGACCCCATGGGGACACGTGTCAGCAGCCCCAAGCAGCCACCGtgccacagggacccccaggagACACATGGCGGCACCCCAGGGTAGCCACTGCGCCACAGGGACCCCAAGGGGACACATGGCAGCACCCATCACACCGTGGGGACTGCAACAGGACCCACCACGGAACCCCAAGGGGACCCAATGTGGCACCCTGGTGGCAGCCATCAGACCACAGGGACTCTGAGGGACCCCCCACGGCAGAGGGAGCACTCGTCAcaccatggggacccccccaggggaTCCAGCATGTGCCAGGGACAGcactgcagcaccctggggacacagatGGGGACAAGCCACCTCACGAAAGACCATCTTCTGTCTCCACTTCGCCCCACATCTCCCCGCCAACAGGGGGCCTGGAGGAAAGCGGAGCCCAGGGgatgcagcacagccctgcgCTTGGCTTCCCCACTGGTCCCGGTGATGAGGGTCCCCAAGAAGGCATCccggggggtccctgccccaggTGAGGGGTTCAGGAGGGTCCGTGGGGGGGGTTTAAGGGAGTCTGAGGGGGGTGGAGCGTGGCTCTGGCCCCTGGGTATCTCACCAGCTtcttggagagcagcagagcgGTGCTGTTGTCACTCTCCAGTGCCCAGGAGGCGAAGCGCAGGACGTGCTCCTGGTGCCGCTGCAGCTTGGTCATGGCCCAGTGCTGCCgctccagcttctcctgctgcccctcCGTCAGCTTCTGCCAGGAGAGGGAACAATGTCACGTCAGGGCAGAGGGACGGTGACAGGGGGTGGCATTCACATGGCGTGTCACCCCTCCCCAGGCTCACCTGGGCGTCGTTCACCAGCACCTTGCCCCGTTTGTTGAGCTCCTTCATGATCTGAAGGATGGCCATCTTCACGTCCACCTGCACCCTCTTCTGCACGTCCGTCATCTGCCGGATGCTGCGGGCAAAGAAGGGGTGaaggggcgggggtggggggggtaaaCTACCCCCATCAGGGGGCAAATAATTCCCGTGGGGGGGGCAGATAATTCCCTTGGGGACGTACAAGCTGCGCACTTCCTTGGTGGAGCGCTGCAGGTTGGCGTGTTTGTCCCCCAGGCGCTTCACCAGCGTCGCCAGAGTCTTGCGTTGGTTCCTCACCGCGTCCTCCAGGAACTGGTACCttgtggggggggcgggggggggcagaggggtgacaATGGGCCGGGAAGGGGTGACAATGCAcctcgggggcagggggggcatcCCACTGGGGGCAGCCCCCCATAGCAGCGACACCAAAATACCCCCCCCCCAGACTCCCAGAGCCACCAGAGAAGGAACCAACTTGAAGGAGTTTAACCTGCTCAATGCTTATTTACTGTCCTCGTTAACTCGTCAGCCCTTAACAATCTAATTAATTTGGGTTAAGGAGCTGGCTGAGAACAAACTCATCAACCACAACGCTTCAACATAATTAACTGCTTAAACTGAATTATGCATCAAAAATAATATAACATATCAATCAGGTAAGTAACTAGCTACCCGCTCAAATAATTAATCAAACTAATTATCGATTCAACCAGGAAATTTAATTAGTTTGAGAATAAAACCAGTCTACTTAAAGAGTTAAAAATCAACCTAATTGAAATAACTAAGAAGGTAATTACATTGATTTCCCATGGCTCCCAAATTAGGTATTTCCAATTCCTTAAAACCTAAAAGCAACTTAAGCCCCTCAAACCAGCCAGTCTGCTAATTAGCAAATTAACTAATTAGACAACCTATCtatttggttaaaaacaaaaattaaccaAAATTAACACTCTGCTGGGTCAATCCCTTCAGTAGTCGGCCAACTAATAACGAACGaacttcacttttaaaatcagtaactAATTGATGAGAATAATTAGCCGGCAGGCTAACTTCAGTTCTTTTCCAATAACTAATTAATGAGTTTAGTTCGTTATCTACCTTCTTAGATATTCATTAAACACACATTTAAGACGACAAGATGTGCAAGCAACCTTTTCAGTGGATAAATCATTT
Coding sequences within:
- the TRIM28 gene encoding transcription intermediary factor 1-beta isoform X2, which translates into the protein MSGPAVEPAGKRPDSLDLLERCGVCRERLKAEREPRLLPCLHSLCRECLRPAPGPAAAPAPGGLVVSCPICKHQCDLKDVVENYFLKDSKAEDAAASQESSQCCTSCEDNALATSYCVECSEPLCETCVEAHQRVKYTKDHTVRATGSVKAKERERAVYCSVHKHEPLVLFCNTCDTLTCRDCQLNVHKDHQYQFLEDAVRNQRKTLATLVKRLGDKHANLQRSTKEVRSFIRQMTDVQKRVQVDVKMAILQIMKELNKRGKVLVNDAQKLTEGQQEKLERQHWAMTKLQRHQEHVLRFASWALESDNSTALLLSKKLISFQLHRALKMIVDPVEPQGDMKFQWDPNAWTKSAETFGTIISEPSLPPPSLSPQPPAASPRGPSPTTSPSQGPLQAMVVSKGQHAPGPLLLSPLGHQTRTEEGQGTPGAPQSGGGALGMPTLPQFPLGTEGQGCPDLSPPHLHPQTAESPGDTAAGAELAANGPPEAAVTGAKRKKHLHPPGGEEEEEEEEKFVKKLLIKRSRPPGGPVSTLLCKVPRVSLERLDLDLSGAAQPPVFRVFPGTSAEDFSLIVIERGAQPPPPVPIVKEEQQEAAIEDTQDTKPVGLIPEHSGVLGPSGSLGGDQGSTPVPSVSSCRVCCQAGAVVMCDRCERCYHLDCHLPALQEVPSPEWQCLLCQDLPPPSDDLPHGFQEGPPQKLCPTDQWKCEYVLLELLCHEPCRPLHRLSSAPAAQDAIDLTLIRAKLQEKLGPPYACPEEFARDVWSLIRQFSCLAEDKADVQSILGLQRFLDARLSAAFGDRKFSSSCLLPPAIPLDEAEGFPLPP
- the TRIM28 gene encoding transcription intermediary factor 1-beta isoform X4, whose translation is MSGPAVEPAGKRPDSLDLLERCGVCRERLKAEREPRLLPCLHSLCRECLRPAPGPAAAPAPGGLVVSCPICKHQCDLKDVVENYFLKDSKAEDAAASQESSQCCTSCEDNALATSYCVECSEPLCETCVEAHQRVKYTKDHTVRATGSVKAKERERAVYCSVHKHEPLVLFCNTCDTLTCRDCQLNVHKDHQYQFLEDAVRNQRKTLATLVKRLGDKHANLQRSTKEVRSFIRQMTDVQKRVQVDVKMAILQIMKELNKRGKVLVNDAQKLTEGQQEKLERQHWAMTKLQRHQEHVLRFASWALESDNSTALLLSKKLISFQLHRALKMIVDPVEPQGDMKFQWDPNAWTKSAETFGTIISEPSLPPPSLSPQPPAASPRGPSPTTSPSQGPLQAMVVSKGQHAPGPLLLSPLGHQTRTEEGQGTPGAPQSGGGALGMPTLPQFPLGTEGQGCPDLSPPHLHPQTAESPGDTAAGAELAANGPPEAAVTGAKRSRPPGGPVSTLLCKVPRVSLERLDLDLSGAAQPPVFRVFPGTSAEDFSLIVIERGAQPPPPVPIVKEEQQEAAIEDTQDTKPVGLIPEHSGVLGPSGSLGGDQGSTPVPSVSSCRVCCQAGAVVMCDRCERCYHLDCHLPALQEVPSPEWQCLLCQDLPPPSDDLPHGFQEGPPQKLCPTDQWKCEYVLLELLCHEPCRPLHRLSSAPQAAQDAIDLTLIRAKLQEKLGPPYACPEEFARDVWSLIRQFSCLAEDKADVQSILGLQRFLDARLSAAFGDRKFSSSCLLPPAIPLDEAEGFPLPP
- the TRIM28 gene encoding transcription intermediary factor 1-beta isoform X1 — its product is MSGPAVEPAGKRPDSLDLLERCGVCRERLKAEREPRLLPCLHSLCRECLRPAPGPAAAPAPGGLVVSCPICKHQCDLKDVVENYFLKDSKAEDAAASQESSQCCTSCEDNALATSYCVECSEPLCETCVEAHQRVKYTKDHTVRATGSVKAKERERAVYCSVHKHEPLVLFCNTCDTLTCRDCQLNVHKDHQYQFLEDAVRNQRKTLATLVKRLGDKHANLQRSTKEVRSFIRQMTDVQKRVQVDVKMAILQIMKELNKRGKVLVNDAQKLTEGQQEKLERQHWAMTKLQRHQEHVLRFASWALESDNSTALLLSKKLISFQLHRALKMIVDPVEPQGDMKFQWDPNAWTKSAETFGTIISEPSLPPPSLSPQPPAASPRGPSPTTSPSQGPLQAMVVSKGQHAPGPLLLSPLGHQTRTEEGQGTPGAPQSGGGALGMPTLPQFPLGTEGQGCPDLSPPHLHPQTAESPGDTAAGAELAANGPPEAAVTGAKRKKHLHPPGGEEEEEEEEKFVKKLLIKRSRPPGGPVSTLLCKVPRVSLERLDLDLSGAAQPPVFRVFPGTSAEDFSLIVIERGAQPPPPVPIVKEEQQEAAIEDTQDTKPVGLIPEHSGVLGPSGSLGGDQGSTPVPSVSSCRVCCQAGAVVMCDRCERCYHLDCHLPALQEVPSPEWQCLLCQDLPPPSDDLPHGFQEGPPQKLCPTDQWKCEYVLLELLCHEPCRPLHRLSSAPQAAQDAIDLTLIRAKLQEKLGPPYACPEEFARDVWSLIRQFSCLAEDKADVQSILGLQRFLDARLSAAFGDRKFSSSCLLPPAIPLDEAEGFPLPP
- the TRIM28 gene encoding transcription intermediary factor 1-beta isoform X5, which codes for MSGPAVEPAGKRPDSLDLLERCGVCRERLKAEREPRLLPCLHSLCRECLRPAPGPAAAPAPGGLVVSCPICKHQCDLKDVVENYFLKDSKAEDAAASQESSQCCTSCEDNALATSYCVECSEPLCETCVEAHQRVKYTKDHTVRATGSVKAKERERAVYCSVHKHEPLVLFCNTCDTLTCRDCQLNVHKDHQYQFLEDAVRNQRKTLATLVKRLGDKHANLQRSTKEVRSFIRQMTDVQKRVQVDVKMAILQIMKELNKRGKVLVNDAQKLTEGQQEKLERQHWAMTKLQRHQEHVLRFASWALESDNSTALLLSKKLISFQLHRALKMIVDPVEPQGDMKFQWDPNAWTKSAETFGTIISEPSLPPPSLSPQPPAASPRGPSPTTSPSQGPLQAMVVSKGQHAPGPLLLSPLGHQTRTEEGQGTPGAPQSGGGALGMPTLPQFPLGTEGQGCPDLSPPHLHPQTAESPGDTAAGAELANGPPEAAVTGAKRSRPPGGPVSTLLCKVPRVSLERLDLDLSGAAQPPVFRVFPGTSAEDFSLIVIERGAQPPPPVPIVKEEQQEAAIEDTQDTKPVGLIPEHSGVLGPSGSLGGDQGSTPVPSVSSCRVCCQAGAVVMCDRCERCYHLDCHLPALQEVPSPEWQCLLCQDLPPPSDDLPHGFQEGPPQKLCPTDQWKCEYVLLELLCHEPCRPLHRLSSAPQAAQDAIDLTLIRAKLQEKLGPPYACPEEFARDVWSLIRQFSCLAEDKADVQSILGLQRFLDARLSAAFGDRKFSSSCLLPPAIPLDEAEGFPLPP
- the TRIM28 gene encoding transcription intermediary factor 1-beta isoform X3 produces the protein MSGPAVEPAGKRPDSLDLLERCGVCRERLKAEREPRLLPCLHSLCRECLRPAPGPAAAPAPGGLVVSCPICKHQCDLKDVVENYFLKDSKAEDAAASQESSQCCTSCEDNALATSYCVECSEPLCETCVEAHQRVKYTKDHTVRATGSVKAKERERAVYCSVHKHEPLVLFCNTCDTLTCRDCQLNVHKDHQYQFLEDAVRNQRKTLATLVKRLGDKHANLQRSTKEVRSFIRQMTDVQKRVQVDVKMAILQIMKELNKRGKVLVNDAQKLTEGQQEKLERQHWAMTKLQRHQEHVLRFASWALESDNSTALLLSKKLISFQLHRALKMIVDPVEPQGDMKFQWDPNAWTKSAETFGTIISEPSLPPPSLSPQPPAASPRGPSPTTSPSQGPLQAMVVSKGQHAPGPLLLSPLGHQTRTEEGQGTPGAPQSGGGALGMPTLPQFPLGTEGQGCPDLSPPHLHPQTAESPGDTAAGAELANGPPEAAVTGAKRKKHLHPPGGEEEEEEEEKFVKKLLIKRSRPPGGPVSTLLCKVPRVSLERLDLDLSGAAQPPVFRVFPGTSAEDFSLIVIERGAQPPPPVPIVKEEQQEAAIEDTQDTKPVGLIPEHSGVLGPSGSLGGDQGSTPVPSVSSCRVCCQAGAVVMCDRCERCYHLDCHLPALQEVPSPEWQCLLCQDLPPPSDDLPHGFQEGPPQKLCPTDQWKCEYVLLELLCHEPCRPLHRLSSAPAAQDAIDLTLIRAKLQEKLGPPYACPEEFARDVWSLIRQFSCLAEDKADVQSILGLQRFLDARLSAAFGDRKFSSSCLLPPAIPLDEAEGFPLPP